One part of the Neoarius graeffei isolate fNeoGra1 chromosome 2, fNeoGra1.pri, whole genome shotgun sequence genome encodes these proteins:
- the cratb gene encoding carnitine O-acetyltransferase b has protein sequence MILESLSRANFALRSRVPVRRVHHSSDLPPPQPVPLLAQTLQRYLLALEPLLPPDELQHTRKTVQRFGSAGGLGERLQRGLEKRAKHTHNWISDWWVQWAYLESRQPLAVHSSPAISLPRRDFSDWRGQLLFAAKLISAVLDFKNKVDSGRLPVEYMRGRPLCMELFPRLFSSCRIPGPKHDNMIHYGRQRRGPAHITVVRNYQFFQLDVYNSDGTPLTQSQIHSQLCRIRAQSWKTDKEPMGILTSDHRHTWGQAYTRLLQDKINKESVRLIEKGLFTLCLDSPVMTICDEKYSSRMAAQILHGGGTYSNSGNRWFDKTLQFVVSEDGSWGLLYEQATAEGLPIATLLDHILQYCKKPETVRTPLVPLPMPKKLYFYIDRAIKWDLEMAKQNLNILINDLDISCFNFQHFGKEFPKQLHLSPNSFIQLAIQLAYYRVHGEVCAACDIASLRMFRGGRTDYIRSPTNQTLKFVQAFDDPALSREVKVELLREAVEAYSQLTDQALKGQSIDHHLLGLKLQAIEEGLSVPRMFMDTAYGLATHWKLRTGQVPTNTDSVMCFGPLVPDGYAVCYNPQPDHVHFSITAFNCCEETNAEKLAVTIESALHDLHKLLQPAA, from the exons gtcccgGTAAGACGTGTGCATCATTCGTCTGATCTTCCTCCTCCTCAGCCAGTTCCTTTGTTAGCTCAGACTCTTCAGCGCTACTTGCTGGCCTTGGAGCCGCTCTTACCCCCGGACGAGCTGCAGCACACGCGTAAGACGGTGCAGCGATTCGGCAGCGCAGGGGGCCTCGGAGAGAGACTGCAGAGAGGCCTGGAGAAACgcgccaaacacacacacaactgg atatcaGATTGGTGGGTTCAGTGGGCATACCTAGAGAGTCGTCAGCCCCTGGCTGTTCACTCCAGCCCGGCCATCTCACTGCCCCGACGTGACTTCAGTGACTGGAGAGGACAGCTACT GTTTGCAGCGAAGCTCATCTCCGCAGTGCTCGACTTCAAGAATAAAGTAGACag tggGCGGTTACCTGTAGAGTATATGCGTGGCAGGCCGTTGTGTATGGAGCTGTTTCCTCGACTCTTCTCATCATGTCGTATTCCTGGGCCGAAGCACGATAATATGATTCACTATGGCCGCCAACGCCGTGGCCCCGCCCACATCACTGTGGTGCGAAACTACCAG TTTTTCCAGCTGGACGTGTACAATAGTGATGGCACCCCCCTCACTCAGAGTCAGATTCACTCTCAGCTCTGCCGGATCCGAGCTCAGTCCTGGAAAACCGATAAAGAGCCGATGGGCATCCTGACCAGTGACCACAGACACACGTGGGGCCAGGCTTACACACGCCTCCTGCAGG ATAAGATCAATAAGGAGTCAGTGAGGCTGATAGAGAAAGGTCTGTTCACACTGTGTCTCGACTCGCCTGTCATGACCATCTGTGATGAGAA GTACTCAAGCAGAATGGCAGCTCAGATCCTTCATGGAGGTGGGACTTACTCCAACAGTGGGAACCGCTGGTTTGATAAGACCTTACAG TTTGTGGTCAGTGAGGATGGATCGTGGGGTCTCCTGTATGAACAAGCCACCGCTGAAGGGCTTCCAATAGCCACCTTGCTGGACCACATCCTGCAGTATTG TAAGAAGCCTGAGACGGTCCGAACTCCTCTTGTTCCTCTGCCGATGCCAAAGAAGCTTTACTTCTACATCGACCGCGCCATCAAGTGGGACCTGGAGATGGCCAAGCAGAACCTCAACAT CCTCATCAATGATCTGGACATCAGCTGCTTTAACTTCCAGCACTTTGGGAAGGAGTTTCCCAAACAGCTGCATTTAAGCCCCAACTCCTTCATTCAGCTGGCCATCCAACTCGCGTACTACAG agtgCATGGGGAGGTGTGTGCCGCCTGCGACATCGCATCACTCCGAATGTTCCGGGGAGGACGCACCGACTACATCCGCTCCCCGACCAATCAGACACTGAAATTTGTCCAAGCCTTTGATGACCCCGCCCTCTCT AGGGAGGTGAAAGTGGAGCTGTTGCGTGAAGCTGTGGAGGCTTACAGTCAGCTGACAGATCAG GCGCTGAAAGGCCAGTCTATTGATCACCACCTGCTGGGTCTAAAGCTGCAGGCCATCGAGGAGGGACTGAGCGTGCCCAGAATGTTCATGGACACGGCGTATGGACTCGCCACGCACTGGAAACTCCGCACCGGacag GTTCCCACTAACACGGACAGCGTGATGTGTTTCGGGCCTCTGGTTCCAGATGGTTACGCCGTGTGTTACAACCCTCAGCCAGATCATGTTCACTTCTCCATCACCGCCTTCAACTGTTGCGAGGAGACCAACGCTGAGAAACTAGCCGTGACGATCGAGAGCGCCCTCCATGACTTACACAAGTTACTGCAGCCAGCTGCGTAA